The sequence TCCCATGCGGTAATCGACGTACACGATGACGGATGTGCCGTCGGCGATGACGTCTTCTGTGCCAGTGCGTACGAGGATATGTTCGAACCCGAAACTGGAGCGGCCAATCTTCGTCACGCGAATGCCTACTTCGAGTTCCGCGGGAAAATGGAGCTGTTGCCGAAAGTTAATCGTCGCCGAAGCCAACGCGGGCGCCACGGGGTTGGATTCGGAACGGTCTTTGATGCCAAGACGTTCGAAATAGGCGATGCGACCGCACTCGAAATACGTAAAGAACACCGCGTTATTGACGTGGCCGTAGGCGTCCATGTCGCCCCATCGCACGCTAACCGGCGTCCACACTTTGAATCGGTCGCGCATAGCTACTTGGCTTTCCCCGGGATAACCGGCAGTTCGATACGCGAGGGTTTCGCGCCTCCCCGGTGCACAGCAATAGCGGTGGAAATGTTATCCGGTGCGGAAGGGTCATTCTTCGGACTCTGCGCCGGGTTCAAAGTGAATGTGGGATAGTCGGCTCCTGCGATACTCACGCGAATGCGATGCCCCTTGCGAAACACCCACGACGTAGGAAAGAGATCGACAACTAGTTCGACCACCGCGTTGTTTGCAAAGACCTGAGGGTTGTAGTCCGCCTTCTCGAATCCATGCCACGGCAGTTCCGGCTTGACGTCGATGCCGGTCGTGCCGCGCAGGATCATGCGATTGTTGTCGTGTAGTCCCGCGAACCCTGCGCGCAACTGCCCCTCGGTTACCAGCAATGCCTCGCCACGCTCATCTACATCCTCCAGATACACAAAGAAATCCGCGTCTGGCGCAGTCGAAGACGCGTTGATATGAACGATTGGATGTCCCGTGACCTCCGTGTCGTTGTCCAGCGGCACCGAGGTATACGTCAGGCACTGTTTGTCTTTTTCCGTTCGCACGGGCGGAGCGTCAGGCCATTGAACGCCGATGCCAAGCCATCGATTG is a genomic window of Candidatus Hydrogenedentota bacterium containing:
- a CDS encoding acyl-CoA thioesterase, which produces MRDRFKVWTPVSVRWGDMDAYGHVNNAVFFTYFECGRIAYFERLGIKDRSESNPVAPALASATINFRQQLHFPAELEVGIRVTKIGRSSFGFEHILVRTGTEDVIADGTSVIVYVDYRMGKSTPIPDHLRDLIRMVEGEEFEAGG